One Rhodoflexus caldus genomic region harbors:
- a CDS encoding SusC/RagA family TonB-linked outer membrane protein has protein sequence MKQKLLPFLLLLLLPLLAEAQKTITGRVVSNEDKEPLPGVTVQVKGTNTGTQTDFEGKYRLTVDDNAKTLVFRFVGLKTQEVDINNRSVIDIAMVADEKVLNEVVVTGYSVVEKREITGAITSVKGDVIQNLPMQSFDRALQGRAAGVLVQSANGAPGGAVSVRIRGVGSITAGNQPLYVVDGVQMNVRDDGGGRVSNNPLAFLNPNDIESIEVLKDAATASIYGAQASNGVVLVTTKRGKQASKTNFEFNYYRGIVEPIRILDVMNTQEFIAARIEAIQNASPTASPAAVRSTALSQLGFPTTMTDAEIAALPTYNWQKEAYKTGIINNYELAASGGTDRTTFYASLSANQQDASLINIDFSRVAGRLSLTQKVNSKLSFETGVNLSTFTQRGPYGSSSGSLAFGAPQYSAPIILPFNPIYDPEASTGFFGLPGSGRVMVGDLSQNVIANANFIKAIGLTNQMVANISANYDIMKGLRLKVFGGMDYRMLYTEFYGDPRLSDYFNIQGTLTVNNNYNKNLTTNATLNYSKTFAEKHSINALIGTEYREDIQEANGSNGQGFPTPDFSTTNAAARPVSISGFWTGFRRSGAFTNIRYDFNKKYVVNLTARYDGSSRFGANTRFGFFPSVSAAWNISEESFLKGNATLTELRLRASWGSTGNDQIGNFASRGLYGLGGIYQGVQGIGPSGLGNPDLRWERNETTNLGLDYALFDGRIRGSFEAYRRLSKDLLLSQPVPQTSGFSSITQNVGEVQNQGIEIELNTTNLNTDGGFKWETNFNISFLENKVTKLYDGLEVLPGNLGIRVGYPLFTNVGVPFAGVNPANGRPMWYNINNDITYLVLAADQRPLGHSNLSTMFGGLTNTFSYKGLELSVFFQYDYGRVAPNEQEFRLADLGGVLRNGLRYYYENRWTTPGQITDVPKPANNRTEITGRISSYQSISRFYQDASYIRLKQLTLSYNLPSAWVSKVKLNGFRVYAQAVNLLTWTKWTGFDPEFVDLGTGNQGIIPQSRNYTIGVQARF, from the coding sequence ATGAAACAGAAACTTCTACCCTTTTTGCTCCTGCTGTTGCTGCCGTTATTAGCAGAGGCGCAAAAAACCATCACGGGACGAGTAGTATCTAATGAAGATAAAGAGCCTCTGCCCGGTGTAACCGTACAGGTAAAAGGTACCAACACAGGTACTCAAACCGACTTTGAGGGTAAATATCGCCTGACAGTGGACGATAACGCAAAAACGCTGGTTTTCCGCTTTGTGGGTTTGAAGACACAAGAGGTGGATATTAACAACCGCAGCGTGATTGACATCGCCATGGTGGCCGATGAAAAAGTGCTTAACGAGGTTGTGGTAACGGGCTATTCGGTAGTAGAAAAGCGCGAAATCACAGGTGCTATCACTTCGGTAAAAGGTGATGTAATTCAGAACCTTCCGATGCAAAGTTTTGACCGTGCCTTGCAAGGTCGCGCGGCGGGTGTGTTGGTGCAATCTGCCAACGGTGCGCCCGGAGGTGCCGTTAGTGTGCGTATTCGCGGTGTAGGTTCCATCACGGCGGGTAATCAGCCCCTATACGTTGTGGACGGGGTGCAAATGAACGTGCGCGATGACGGCGGCGGTCGTGTGAGCAACAACCCGCTGGCCTTCCTCAACCCCAACGACATAGAGTCTATCGAGGTGTTGAAAGATGCGGCTACGGCCTCTATCTACGGTGCGCAGGCATCTAACGGAGTTGTTTTGGTTACTACCAAAAGAGGCAAGCAAGCCAGCAAAACCAATTTTGAGTTCAACTACTATCGGGGCATTGTAGAGCCTATCCGCATTTTGGATGTGATGAATACGCAAGAGTTTATTGCAGCGCGTATTGAGGCAATCCAAAATGCAAGTCCTACGGCATCTCCTGCCGCTGTGCGTAGCACGGCATTGAGCCAGTTGGGTTTCCCGACTACCATGACCGATGCAGAAATTGCTGCCCTGCCTACCTATAACTGGCAAAAAGAAGCCTATAAAACCGGTATTATCAATAACTACGAGCTGGCTGCCAGCGGCGGCACTGACAGAACAACTTTCTACGCCTCACTTTCTGCCAACCAACAGGATGCAAGTTTGATTAATATTGACTTCTCCCGCGTGGCAGGTCGCCTGAGCCTGACGCAGAAAGTAAACTCAAAACTTTCTTTCGAGACGGGTGTAAACCTGAGTACTTTTACGCAGCGCGGCCCTTACGGCAGTTCAAGCGGTAGTTTGGCTTTTGGTGCACCGCAATACTCTGCTCCTATCATCCTGCCCTTCAACCCTATTTATGACCCCGAAGCATCTACCGGTTTCTTCGGTTTACCGGGTTCCGGTCGTGTAATGGTTGGTGATTTGAGCCAGAATGTGATTGCCAATGCTAACTTTATTAAGGCAATTGGTCTGACCAACCAAATGGTGGCCAATATTTCGGCCAATTATGACATCATGAAAGGTTTGCGGTTGAAAGTTTTCGGAGGCATGGACTATCGTATGCTGTACACCGAGTTCTACGGCGACCCGCGCTTATCCGACTACTTCAACATTCAGGGTACTTTGACGGTAAACAACAACTATAATAAAAACCTGACAACCAACGCCACGCTGAATTATTCAAAAACCTTTGCCGAAAAGCACAGCATCAATGCGCTGATTGGTACAGAATACCGCGAAGATATTCAGGAAGCAAACGGCTCAAACGGTCAGGGTTTCCCTACACCTGATTTCAGCACCACCAATGCCGCTGCACGCCCGGTAAGTATCAGCGGTTTTTGGACGGGTTTCCGCCGTTCAGGTGCATTTACCAACATTCGCTACGACTTCAATAAGAAATACGTAGTAAACCTGACTGCCCGCTACGACGGTTCTTCACGTTTCGGTGCCAACACGCGTTTTGGTTTCTTCCCGTCAGTTTCTGCTGCATGGAATATCAGCGAAGAGTCATTCCTGAAAGGCAACGCCACACTGACCGAGTTGCGTCTGCGTGCCAGCTGGGGCAGCACCGGTAACGACCAAATCGGCAACTTTGCTTCCAGAGGTTTGTATGGTTTGGGCGGTATCTATCAGGGTGTGCAAGGCATCGGCCCGAGCGGTTTGGGCAACCCCGACCTGCGCTGGGAACGCAACGAAACAACCAACTTGGGTCTGGACTATGCCCTCTTTGACGGACGTATCCGCGGCTCATTTGAGGCTTACCGCCGATTGAGCAAAGACCTGTTGCTCAGCCAGCCGGTGCCGCAAACATCGGGCTTCAGCTCCATCACCCAAAACGTAGGTGAAGTTCAAAATCAAGGTATTGAAATTGAGCTCAATACAACCAATCTTAATACCGACGGCGGCTTCAAGTGGGAAACCAACTTCAACATTTCTTTCTTGGAAAACAAAGTAACCAAGCTCTATGATGGCTTAGAAGTGCTGCCCGGCAACTTAGGCATTCGTGTAGGTTATCCGCTGTTTACTAACGTGGGTGTACCTTTTGCAGGCGTAAACCCTGCCAACGGCCGCCCGATGTGGTATAATATCAACAACGACATCACGTATTTGGTATTGGCAGCCGACCAGCGACCACTTGGCCACTCAAACCTTTCTACCATGTTTGGTGGTTTAACCAATACGTTTAGCTACAAAGGCTTGGAGCTTTCCGTATTCTTCCAGTATGACTACGGCAGAGTTGCGCCCAATGAGCAGGAATTCCGTTTAGCAGATTTGGGCGGCGTACTTCGCAATGGTCTGCGTTATTACTATGAAAACCGCTGGACAACACCCGGACAAATTACCGACGTGCCTAAGCCTGCCAACAACCGCACAGAAATCACAGGTCGTATTTCTTCGTATCAGTCAATCAGCCGTTTCTATCAAGATGCTTCTTACATCCGCCTGAAGCAATTGACCTTGTCGTATAACCTGCCTTCTGCATGGGTATCTAAGGTAAAACTGAATGGATTCCGCGTGTATGCACAGGCCGTAAACCTGCTGACTTGGACGAAATGGACAGGTTTTGACCCTGAATTTGTGGATTTAGGTACAGGCAACCAAGGTATTATTCCGCAGTCGCGCAACTATACCATCGGTGTGCAGGCACGTTTCTAA
- a CDS encoding DUF4843 domain-containing protein: protein MKKTMLSWVLLWCLTFALSSCFKDKRVFFNDSLVEFNETVTRTPALGVNYPIIAVRAGQGVVSTQVNLVGAQRPEPQTIRVRVDAQASTAREGVHYRLTNGGAVTIPANSSFGSLQFEVLPAVIPAGQSFMLVFVLEGNEQIKPSNNYARIGYRINP from the coding sequence ATGAAAAAAACAATGCTCAGTTGGGTACTGTTGTGGTGTCTGACTTTTGCCTTGTCCTCTTGTTTCAAGGACAAGCGTGTGTTCTTCAACGATTCCTTGGTGGAATTTAACGAAACCGTAACTCGCACACCTGCTTTGGGGGTGAACTATCCCATCATTGCCGTTCGAGCGGGTCAGGGGGTTGTGAGTACACAGGTGAATTTGGTGGGCGCGCAGCGTCCCGAACCGCAAACCATCCGTGTGCGTGTGGATGCGCAGGCAAGCACTGCCCGCGAGGGGGTGCACTATCGCCTGACCAATGGCGGTGCAGTAACCATTCCTGCTAACAGCAGCTTTGGTTCTTTGCAGTTTGAGGTATTGCCTGCGGTAATTCCAGCCGGGCAAAGTTTCATGCTTGTGTTCGTGCTGGAAGGCAACGAGCAAATTAAGCCGAGCAATAACTACGCACGCATCGGCTACCGCATTAATCCTTAA
- a CDS encoding toxin-antitoxin system YwqK family antitoxin — translation MATFLPRLIGFIWLMATVQAAAQIVIPDSLQQEGKTVRGNREGTWKFYTPSGKLLQVEGSYRNGKPEGKWFWYAVNRIFFEQNYRKGLPEGWGKWYIEGKLVREQWFRKGVADSVFAYYNRAGHYALRGMTDKSRPRGMWQVYFPDGKLAAEWHWFKQGAYQGASQWFYPNGRLFAKGHFITGLAEGRWEFHTPDDTQLITGNFKDDVPHGIWEISERGKRVSRMLFKDGKLNGQQLNYDAEGQVLEKITYNNGQLMRLETKDKVLIDSGAGERIFRDWQGNIVAKGIYSNGWLEGNMQYFTDLQEVVTLACRKGQPEGAFEWHTTKGELLMRGIYRSGALDSLCLLFYPNGKVKAQGMLLAGRETGIWQFFHPNGYLQAAGEYQNGIPEGKWTYYDEEGHMTATGLQHGGCAVGEWIFYDKGRMVAKGYWEDGLKSGIWTDYYPNGKIRATGSYVHNREQGEWRYFHSNGALRQTEQWDAGKLLEISDFTGVNGRVLPKGTFKKGNGSRLIYHEKRRGTVNISGYYKDGLPDGRWRYYDRKGRLQKERIFVQGKPQSDD, via the coding sequence ATGGCTACTTTCTTACCGCGTCTGATAGGTTTTATATGGTTGATGGCAACTGTGCAGGCTGCCGCACAGATTGTCATTCCCGATTCGCTGCAACAGGAAGGCAAAACCGTTCGGGGCAACCGCGAAGGCACTTGGAAATTTTATACGCCTTCCGGAAAGTTGTTGCAAGTAGAAGGCAGTTACCGCAACGGAAAACCCGAGGGCAAGTGGTTTTGGTACGCGGTTAACCGCATTTTTTTTGAGCAGAATTACCGCAAAGGATTGCCGGAAGGTTGGGGCAAGTGGTATATAGAGGGTAAACTTGTCCGTGAGCAATGGTTCCGCAAAGGCGTTGCAGACAGTGTTTTTGCTTACTACAACCGCGCGGGACACTACGCCCTGCGCGGTATGACCGATAAAAGCCGCCCGCGGGGCATGTGGCAGGTCTATTTCCCTGACGGCAAATTGGCCGCCGAGTGGCATTGGTTCAAGCAAGGGGCTTACCAAGGAGCTTCACAGTGGTTTTATCCGAACGGCAGGTTATTTGCCAAGGGACACTTCATAACGGGGCTTGCCGAGGGCAGGTGGGAGTTTCACACGCCCGATGATACCCAACTGATAACGGGAAATTTCAAAGACGATGTGCCGCATGGCATCTGGGAAATCAGCGAACGGGGCAAACGTGTAAGCCGAATGTTGTTTAAAGACGGAAAACTTAACGGCCAACAACTGAATTACGATGCAGAGGGGCAGGTTTTGGAAAAAATAACTTACAACAACGGGCAATTGATGCGCTTGGAAACAAAAGACAAGGTACTGATAGACTCCGGCGCAGGTGAGCGCATTTTTAGAGATTGGCAGGGCAATATTGTTGCCAAAGGTATTTACAGCAACGGATGGCTTGAAGGTAACATGCAGTATTTCACTGATTTGCAGGAAGTTGTAACACTTGCTTGCCGAAAGGGACAACCCGAAGGTGCTTTTGAGTGGCACACAACCAAAGGGGAGTTACTCATGCGCGGCATTTATCGCTCCGGAGCTTTGGATTCGCTTTGTTTACTTTTTTATCCTAATGGAAAAGTAAAAGCGCAGGGAATGCTTTTAGCCGGTCGGGAAACAGGCATTTGGCAATTCTTTCATCCCAATGGGTATCTGCAAGCAGCGGGCGAATACCAAAACGGCATACCCGAAGGCAAATGGACGTATTACGATGAAGAAGGCCACATGACAGCCACGGGTTTACAGCATGGCGGCTGTGCGGTAGGGGAGTGGATTTTTTACGACAAAGGCCGCATGGTTGCCAAAGGTTACTGGGAGGATGGGTTGAAAAGCGGCATATGGACAGACTATTATCCCAACGGGAAAATCAGGGCAACGGGCAGCTATGTTCATAACCGCGAGCAAGGAGAGTGGCGCTACTTTCACAGCAACGGTGCACTGCGCCAAACAGAGCAGTGGGATGCAGGTAAGTTGTTGGAAATCAGTGATTTTACGGGTGTTAATGGGCGGGTATTACCCAAAGGTACTTTCAAGAAAGGCAATGGCAGCCGACTGATTTACCATGAAAAACGGCGCGGAACGGTAAACATCAGCGGCTACTACAAGGACGGCCTGCCCGATGGCCGCTGGCGCTATTACGACCGCAAAGGAAGACTTCAAAAAGAGCGTATTTTTGTGCAAGGCAAACCCCAATCCGATGACTAA
- a CDS encoding YajQ family cyclic di-GMP-binding protein gives MPSFDIVNKIDHQLLDNAINTARKEIATRYDLKDSKTEITLDKKTLHITIVTDNEMSLKSVIKVIIERMVKQNLDAKCLDFGKAEYASGNMVRKDISVKEGIEKDIAKKIVKDIKDSGLKVQASIMDETVRVTGKKIDDLQEVIALMRQKDYNIPLQFVNMKRD, from the coding sequence ATGCCTTCTTTTGACATTGTTAATAAGATTGACCACCAATTACTGGATAACGCTATCAACACCGCCCGCAAGGAAATTGCCACGCGCTACGACCTGAAAGACAGCAAAACCGAAATTACGCTTGACAAAAAGACGCTGCACATCACCATCGTTACCGATAATGAAATGAGTCTCAAATCGGTTATCAAAGTAATCATTGAACGCATGGTGAAGCAAAATCTGGATGCCAAATGCTTAGACTTCGGCAAAGCAGAGTATGCATCGGGCAATATGGTGCGCAAAGATATCAGCGTGAAAGAAGGCATTGAAAAAGATATTGCCAAAAAAATAGTCAAAGACATCAAAGACTCAGGGCTGAAAGTACAAGCCAGCATCATGGATGAAACCGTGCGCGTAACAGGCAAGAAAATAGATGATTTACAGGAAGTTATCGCCCTGATGCGTCAAAAAGATTACAATATCCCGCTCCAATTTGTGAACATGAAGCGGGATTAG
- a CDS encoding endonuclease/exonuclease/phosphatase family protein produces the protein MKKFLLLGLCLFTLALRVNAQSISERGMALPENYQFPQKNTFTILNWNVEHFVDAFDNPYIRNEREDVKDAKAQEEVKQKVAMLVKALREADADIVVLQEFESIAFLRQIAREHLADMGYQFFAGSESPDWYMNVVIMSRYPMGMTYSFRSLYTPVPGIKNKDGQPRTQINVNSRVVAQEIFIRPDYAFLLTGVHLKAGRTEEDIATRLGQIQAIQYQLRQLRKRNKRLPMVFAGDFNSLDGSREMAELLRKDNPLRWNDPWQGKTVFTHTADKPERRFDYILVNKAMQHLVRREEAVIGGLLKDDPAAQRAISDHMPVRVTFSVPVK, from the coding sequence ATGAAAAAATTCTTGTTGTTGGGGCTGTGCTTGTTTACGCTTGCACTGCGCGTCAATGCGCAAAGCATAAGCGAGCGAGGTATGGCACTCCCCGAAAATTATCAGTTTCCTCAAAAGAATACGTTTACCATTCTGAACTGGAACGTAGAGCACTTTGTAGATGCTTTTGACAACCCCTACATCCGCAACGAGCGCGAAGATGTAAAAGATGCCAAAGCACAGGAGGAAGTAAAGCAAAAAGTTGCGATGTTGGTAAAAGCCCTTCGCGAAGCCGATGCCGACATTGTCGTTTTGCAGGAGTTTGAGAGCATTGCCTTTCTGCGTCAGATTGCCCGCGAGCACCTTGCCGATATGGGCTATCAGTTTTTTGCAGGTTCGGAAAGCCCCGACTGGTACATGAACGTGGTGATAATGAGTCGCTACCCAATGGGGATGACTTACAGTTTCCGCAGTCTTTACACCCCTGTGCCGGGCATTAAAAACAAAGACGGTCAGCCCCGCACCCAAATTAATGTCAATTCCCGTGTGGTTGCGCAGGAAATTTTTATCCGTCCCGACTATGCCTTCTTGCTGACAGGTGTGCACTTGAAAGCAGGTCGCACGGAGGAAGACATCGCTACGCGGTTAGGGCAAATTCAGGCCATTCAGTATCAGTTGCGGCAGTTGCGCAAACGCAACAAACGCCTGCCGATGGTTTTTGCAGGAGATTTTAACTCATTGGACGGTAGCCGTGAAATGGCGGAATTGTTGCGCAAGGATAATCCGCTGCGGTGGAATGACCCTTGGCAGGGTAAAACCGTATTTACGCACACAGCAGACAAGCCCGAACGCCGATTTGATTATATTCTGGTAAACAAGGCCATGCAGCACTTGGTAAGGCGTGAAGAAGCCGTTATTGGCGGTTTGTTGAAAGACGACCCTGCTGCACAGCGTGCTATCAGCGACCATATGCCTGTGCGGGTAACGTTTTCGGTGCCTGTAAAATAA
- the hemB gene encoding porphobilinogen synthase, which translates to MLHRPRRNRKSEPIRRMVQETRVETDNLIYPLFLTEGSGLQVPIKSMPGIFRLSPDAALREIEECLALGLKVFAPFPHIEDSLKDKFASESWREDNLYLRTIRLIKERFPEAVLITDVAMDPYSSDGHDGLVENGEIINDATLEILAKMAIAQAQAGSDILGPSDMMDGRVQYIREMLDNQGFTNVSIMSYTAKYASAFYGPFRDALDSAPRSGDKKTYQMDPANAREALLEATLDAAEGADFLMVKPALAYLDIIRLLKDNFDLPIAAYNVSGEYAMIKAAAANGWIDGERAMKECLLSIRRAGATAILTYFAKEFARLQANK; encoded by the coding sequence ATGTTACATCGTCCCAGAAGAAACCGCAAGTCCGAACCTATCCGCCGCATGGTGCAGGAAACCCGCGTAGAGACCGACAACCTCATCTACCCGTTGTTTCTCACCGAAGGCAGCGGCTTGCAAGTGCCCATCAAATCTATGCCCGGCATTTTTCGCCTTTCGCCCGATGCGGCGCTGCGCGAAATAGAAGAGTGTCTTGCCCTTGGGCTGAAAGTTTTTGCTCCTTTCCCGCACATTGAGGACAGCCTCAAAGATAAATTTGCTTCCGAAAGTTGGCGCGAGGATAATTTATACCTCCGCACTATTCGTCTGATAAAAGAGCGTTTCCCCGAGGCGGTGCTGATTACGGACGTAGCCATGGACCCGTACAGCTCCGACGGGCACGACGGGCTGGTAGAAAACGGCGAAATTATCAACGATGCCACGCTGGAAATTCTTGCCAAAATGGCAATTGCGCAAGCACAGGCAGGCAGCGATATTTTAGGACCTTCCGACATGATGGACGGACGCGTGCAATACATCCGTGAAATGCTTGATAATCAAGGATTTACCAATGTGTCTATCATGAGCTACACGGCAAAGTACGCCAGCGCGTTCTACGGCCCTTTCCGCGATGCGTTGGACTCTGCCCCCCGTTCAGGCGATAAAAAAACCTATCAGATGGACCCTGCCAACGCCCGCGAGGCACTGCTGGAAGCCACATTAGACGCAGCCGAAGGCGCTGACTTTCTGATGGTAAAGCCTGCCTTAGCTTATTTGGACATCATCCGTTTGCTGAAAGATAATTTTGATTTACCGATTGCAGCCTACAACGTCAGCGGCGAGTATGCTATGATTAAAGCCGCAGCAGCTAACGGTTGGATAGACGGCGAGCGGGCAATGAAAGAATGTTTGCTCAGCATCCGACGTGCGGGTGCAACGGCAATTCTGACCTATTTTGCCAAAGAGTTTGCCCGCTTGCAGGCCAATAAATAA
- a CDS encoding 3-keto-disaccharide hydrolase: MRTLTTLLLLFCFATAATAQKKGRWENLSSLDAWRNFKSPTVNEQWKPIPKGFMLAGKGGGDIITKNQYENFELHLEWKISVNGNSGIFFHVVENDDVKYVWQSGPEMQILDNDGHPDGKIKTHRAGDNYDLQSCTVETVKPPGQWNKVKLIVNKGKVEHWLNGVKVVEYQLGSPEWEELYKKSKFKDMPLYGKGGKGHIALQDHGDQVWFRNIRIRSL, translated from the coding sequence ATGAGAACACTCACAACCCTTCTCTTATTGTTCTGTTTTGCCACAGCAGCCACCGCCCAAAAAAAAGGACGCTGGGAAAATCTATCTTCCTTAGATGCTTGGCGCAACTTTAAAAGCCCGACCGTCAACGAACAGTGGAAGCCAATCCCGAAAGGTTTTATGCTTGCAGGCAAAGGCGGCGGCGACATCATCACCAAAAACCAATACGAAAATTTTGAACTGCATTTGGAATGGAAAATTTCCGTCAATGGCAACAGCGGCATTTTTTTCCATGTGGTAGAAAATGATGACGTGAAGTATGTGTGGCAATCCGGTCCGGAAATGCAGATTCTGGACAACGACGGACACCCCGACGGCAAAATCAAAACGCACCGCGCAGGCGATAACTACGACTTGCAATCCTGTACCGTAGAAACCGTTAAGCCGCCCGGGCAGTGGAACAAAGTCAAGCTCATTGTCAATAAAGGCAAAGTGGAGCATTGGCTCAACGGCGTAAAAGTAGTTGAATATCAGTTAGGAAGCCCCGAATGGGAGGAACTCTACAAGAAAAGCAAGTTTAAAGATATGCCGCTCTACGGCAAAGGCGGCAAGGGGCACATTGCCTTGCAAGACCACGGCGACCAAGTATGGTTCCGCAATATCCGCATCCGCAGCCTGTAA
- a CDS encoding GSCFA domain-containing protein yields MVPQYPHPQPVTRMEFRTELTVPPSDKAITHKSRLLTVGSCFADEVGQRLADNKFQVLVNPFGTIFNPVSLFELLEKSLSGEPLRTMPVERDGLFFHYGLHSRYFAESPEAINQLVRRQMQQTADFLQAPANSDKWLIITLGTAWIYELAESGVPVANCHKIPAKNFRKRLLQTEEIIGAFEKMFVTLPKNCHIILTVSPVRHIKDTLPLNTVSKSVLRLAVHQITEKFPQTGYFPAYELLLDDLRDYRFYAADMLHPSEQAVDYIFDKFASAYFRLPTLQLMQRWQKIRQGLAHRPLQANSASHRRFLEDLSQKLAEIAPHLDVSEEMAELQEQLNTL; encoded by the coding sequence ATGGTTCCGCAATATCCGCATCCGCAGCCTGTAACGCGCATGGAGTTTCGCACCGAACTTACCGTTCCGCCTTCGGACAAAGCCATTACGCACAAGAGCCGCCTGCTGACGGTCGGCTCTTGTTTTGCCGATGAGGTCGGGCAACGGCTCGCCGACAATAAATTTCAGGTGCTCGTCAATCCTTTCGGGACAATTTTTAACCCCGTGAGCCTCTTTGAGTTATTGGAAAAATCGTTGAGCGGCGAACCTCTGCGCACCATGCCCGTTGAGCGCGACGGGCTTTTTTTTCATTACGGGCTGCACAGTCGCTATTTTGCCGAAAGTCCCGAAGCCATTAACCAACTTGTGCGAAGGCAAATGCAACAAACCGCCGATTTTTTGCAAGCACCTGCCAACTCGGACAAGTGGCTGATTATCACGCTCGGAACAGCATGGATTTATGAATTGGCAGAAAGCGGCGTTCCCGTAGCCAATTGCCACAAAATACCTGCAAAGAATTTCCGCAAACGGCTGCTGCAAACCGAAGAAATTATCGGTGCTTTTGAAAAAATGTTTGTTACCTTGCCCAAAAACTGCCACATTATTCTGACAGTCAGCCCCGTGCGGCATATCAAGGATACGTTGCCGCTTAATACAGTAAGTAAGTCTGTTTTGCGGCTGGCTGTGCATCAAATCACTGAAAAGTTTCCTCAAACAGGCTATTTCCCTGCTTATGAGCTGCTTTTAGACGACCTGCGCGACTACCGCTTTTATGCCGCCGACATGCTGCACCCGTCCGAACAGGCAGTTGATTACATTTTTGACAAATTCGCTTCGGCATATTTCCGCCTGCCTACCTTGCAACTCATGCAACGCTGGCAGAAAATCAGGCAGGGGTTGGCGCATCGCCCGCTGCAGGCCAACAGTGCATCGCATCGTCGCTTTTTGGAAGATTTGTCGCAAAAATTAGCCGAAATTGCACCGCATTTAGATGTAAGCGAGGAAATGGCAGAACTGCAAGAGCAATTGAATACCTTATAA
- a CDS encoding L-lactate permease: MSQSLIFTLLALLLLLGGIFILRRLWMGALAGVLFLGIAHVRAKGVASLFPAAADTLFVWAELGLLIFGAYLFYNLLHRQRQMETFHQKIGASGTGLPVVLLFGWFLGSLMEGIAGFGIPAMLVAPLLYSFGFRPLTCVIIPLAANTASVTFGALATALRIGIGVISPADAVVQYTVLLNALPILAMPFVLAWLYTQTEGISLSWRSELQTLLAAGVCFLIPYLVGSRISVELPTVLAGSIGLFAFVALAMPKEAKPPALLWWQSFWPYLLFIALLIPASWLFKPIGWQWLEGGKKFSAFQPGLLFILAGIIYQAIAVKQGARKGFLHAWQQTVGKMRMTLFSILLLVLFTQLIRTDMAAAYAELTPQHPWMALLVFPGISGVMGSFITGSATMGNLLFAGGLKHLLAGQLWMMLALAVLHSGSAVGNAISLQNILMVKSIVPDEIEEARIMQINAPVVAFYMLLVWLAAWLVMSL, from the coding sequence ATGTCCCAATCGCTGATTTTCACGCTGCTGGCGCTCCTGTTGCTGCTCGGCGGCATTTTTATATTGCGCCGCTTGTGGATGGGGGCGCTTGCGGGTGTGTTGTTTCTCGGCATTGCCCATGTGCGGGCAAAAGGAGTAGCCTCTTTGTTTCCCGCGGCGGCAGATACCCTGTTTGTTTGGGCAGAACTTGGTTTACTGATTTTCGGGGCATACCTTTTTTACAACTTGCTGCACCGACAGCGGCAAATGGAAACCTTTCATCAAAAAATAGGTGCTTCGGGTACGGGTCTGCCTGTGGTGTTGCTGTTTGGCTGGTTTCTGGGTAGTTTGATGGAAGGCATTGCAGGTTTCGGTATTCCTGCGATGCTGGTCGCTCCGCTGCTGTACAGTTTCGGGTTTCGGCCGCTTACTTGTGTGATTATTCCGCTGGCGGCCAATACGGCCTCCGTAACTTTTGGCGCACTGGCAACAGCTTTGCGCATCGGCATAGGTGTAATATCTCCCGCAGATGCAGTAGTGCAGTACACTGTTTTGCTGAATGCGTTGCCCATTCTGGCCATGCCTTTTGTGCTGGCATGGCTTTACACCCAAACAGAAGGAATCAGCCTGTCGTGGCGCAGCGAACTGCAAACGTTGCTGGCAGCAGGTGTCTGCTTCCTGATTCCTTATTTAGTCGGCAGCCGCATCAGCGTGGAACTGCCTACTGTATTGGCAGGCAGTATCGGCCTGTTTGCATTTGTTGCGCTGGCCATGCCCAAAGAAGCCAAACCGCCTGCCCTGCTCTGGTGGCAAAGTTTTTGGCCTTACTTGTTGTTCATTGCCTTGCTGATTCCTGCAAGTTGGTTGTTCAAACCCATCGGTTGGCAGTGGTTGGAAGGCGGGAAAAAATTTTCAGCCTTTCAGCCCGGTCTGTTGTTTATTCTTGCCGGAATAATTTATCAGGCAATCGCCGTTAAACAAGGCGCACGCAAAGGTTTTTTACATGCATGGCAACAAACAGTCGGCAAAATGCGCATGACTTTGTTCAGCATATTATTGCTGGTGCTGTTTACCCAACTCATCCGCACAGATATGGCGGCAGCATATGCTGAACTTACGCCGCAGCATCCGTGGATGGCATTGCTCGTTTTTCCGGGTATTTCGGGGGTAATGGGTAGTTTTATTACAGGCAGCGCCACCATGGGCAATTTGCTTTTTGCGGGAGGGCTGAAACACTTGCTTGCGGGGCAATTGTGGATGATGCTTGCCTTGGCCGTACTTCACTCGGGCAGTGCCGTGGGAAATGCCATTTCGCTGCAAAATATTCTGATGGTCAAGTCTATCGTTCCTGACGAAATAGAAGAGGCACGCATCATGCAAATCAACGCGCCTGTGGTAGCGTTTTACATGTTGTTGGTATGGCTGGCGGCGTGGCTGGTAATGAGCTTATAA